AAGATCGTTTAGCCGCATTCCGTTGGTGCAAAAATACTTTCGCAGACCTTTGCGGTTCGCCCATTTCAAAAACTCGACAAATTGCGGATGAACCGTCGGCTCGCCCCAGCCCATCAGCGTAACCTCTTCCGTATAGCGCGAAACGCCCTCGAATTTCGCAAGCCACGACGGATCAAAGCGCGTCGGCTTGAAGTCGGCGGAGTTTCTGCCGCACATCGCGCAATTTAGGTTGCACGCGTTTGTCATCTCGAAAACAAAGCGTTGCGGTTTGCTTGTTAGCCTACTTAGACCGCTTCTCATAGCCTCTTGGCTTGCGATCGTGTTCGCGGCGCGATCGGCGCTAAGCTCGCGCGTCTGTATCAGCCGATCGGTTTTTGCCCGTAAAATCGCGCTCATTTTTGCTCCCACAGCGCCCACGGCGCGTCACCATTCGTCCAGATTTGCGTCAATTCGTTTTTGTCGCGCAAGGTGTCCATCGACTTCCAAAACCCATTGTGCTTATACGCGCCGAGTTTGCCCTCTCTCGCTAGCGCCTCTAGCGGCTCGCGCTCTAATATCGCCTGTTTTTCGCGCGGGATATAATCGAAAATCCGCGGCTCCATCACAAAAAAACCGCCGTTAATCCAGCCGTCGTCGCCGTCGGGCTTTTCGTTGAAACTTTCGACGACGCCGTCCTCGCCGATCGCGATCGCGCCGTATTTGCCGCTTGGTTGCACCGCCGTTAGCGTGGCAACTTTGCCGCTTTTTATATGCGTTTCAAGCAGATCGCGCAAATTGACGTCGCATACGCCGTCGCCGTAAGTGAGCATAAACCGCTCGTTTCCGATCGTTTCTTTCGCCGCCGCCAATCTGCCGCCCGTTAGCGCCTCTTGCCCCGTATAGAGCATGGTTACCCGCCACGGCTCCGTTCGATGTTTGTGAATCTCCACCGAGTTTGAGCCAAGATCGACGGTAATATCGCTATAACGCGCGTAATAATCGATAAAAAATTCCTTGATAATATGGCTTTTGTAGCCCGTGAGGACGATAAACTCGTTAAAACCCCAAAACGAGTAGATTTTCATAATATGCCACAAAATTGGTCGCCCGCCGATCTCCACCATCGGTTTCGGCAATATACTCGTCTCTTCGCTAAGCCTTGTGCCAAAACCGCCCGCCAAAATTACTACTTTCATAGCCGCGATTATATCCGCGAACGCTTATATCCGCGAGCGGCGGCGATCTTTTCGGCGGCGTTTTCAAAGCGTAATCGCCTTAAAAAGCGGCGTTTATGTAAAATCTCGATTTTTTACGGGAAGCGAAATATGATTTTTTTTAGCGATCTGCTCTTAAAACTGCAAACGTTTTGGAAGGATCAAGGTTGCGCGATTGTTCAACCTTACGATCTGCCCGCCGGCGCGGGGACTTTCCACCCCGCGACGCTATTAAGAAGCCTCGATTCTAAACCGTGGAGCGCGGCGTATGTCGCCCCAAGCCGCCGCCCCGCGGACGGGCGCTACGGCGAAAACCCCAATCGGCTTGGCGCGTATTATCAGTTTCAGGTTCTCATCAAGCCCGCGCCCGACGATATTCAGACGATCTATCTAAAGAGCCTCGAATATCTGGGGCTAAATCTCAAGAATCACGACGTTCGTTTTGTGGAGGATAACTGGGAGTCGCCAACATTAGGCGCGTGGGGGCTTGGCTGGGAGGTGTGGTTAGACGGAATGGAGATAACGCAATTTACCTATTTTCAACAAGTCGGCGGCTTGCCGTGCAATCCTGTAGCGGCGGAGATCGCCTACGGGACGGAGCGGCTGGCGATGTATCTACAAAACGTCGATAACGTTTTCGATATCAAATGGAACGAGCGCTTCGCCTACGCGGACGTGCATTTTGAAGGCGAGTTTGAGTTCAGCAAATACCACTTTGAGATCGCCGATACCGATATGCTTTTCGGGCTTTTTGAAGCCGCTTCGCAAGAGTGCAAGCGGATACTTGCCGCCAAACTTCCGCTGCCCGCCTACGATCAGTGCCTGATCGCGAGCCACGCCTTCAACCAGCTTGACGCGAGAAAGGCGATCTCCCAAACCGAGCGGGCGAGATTTATCCTGCGCGTGCGCGAACTCGCCAAAGGGTGCGCGGTTTTATACAAAGAGCAAGAGAGCGAGCGCGAAGAGCGGTTAAAAAAGGCAAAAACGTTTGCGTAAAGTTTTCGCGTCGATCGCGCGCTTTCTAAAAAGCAATCTATACGCCTATACGCTAATCTACGCGCCGCTAGTCGCGCTTATTGTTCTTATACTATTGCTAATCGCCTACTCCAAATTACGCGAGTGGGGCGCGCTTTCTCGCGAAACGTTTGACAACCCGGAAACGATAGTTTTTGCGATCCACTGTTTAATTATGGCGTTTTTAGGGTTTTTCGCCGCCAGAAAAACAGTTATCGGCGGGTATTTCAAAACCTATTTCGCGCTATTTTTACCGCTTATTGTCGCGCTGGCTTACGTAAATATAATCTATTACCAATATGTCGCGGACAAGCATCTTAGCCCCGACGATTCGGCGTTGATGTATTTTTTTGGCTTTATAGCGGCGATTTATACTTGCTTTGCGATCGGTTTTGCTATTGGCGCGATAGGCAAAAAAGACGCGATAAGCCTCAAAAAATCGACATATATTTCGCTAGCTATCGCGTTATCCGCGCTGTTAATTTTTGCCGCGCAGATCATTTACGTAAACAAATATACAATTTCGAGCGATTTAAGCGATATGCAGCCCGTATATGGCTATGAGTACATAGAAGAAACGACGGCGCTAAACAAAGAGCCAACGATCCGTTTTTACGACAATTTGCCAAAATTAGACGGCGCGACGGCATTTTATCCGATCTACGCCTCCGCCGCCAAAGCGCTGTATAAAAAACCGGATAATCTTAGCGAACATAGTTTTAAATACGACTATTTTACCTCTTCCGCCACTCCGTGGGCATATAGACGGCTGATCGAAGGCGAAGTCGATCTAATTTTCGTTCTCGCGCCCTCCGACGAACAACGCAAAGAGGCGCTTGAGGCGGGCGCGGAATTAAC
The sequence above is a segment of the Helicobacteraceae bacterium genome. Coding sequences within it:
- the rfbF gene encoding glucose-1-phosphate cytidylyltransferase; translation: MKVVILAGGFGTRLSEETSILPKPMVEIGGRPILWHIMKIYSFWGFNEFIVLTGYKSHIIKEFFIDYYARYSDITVDLGSNSVEIHKHRTEPWRVTMLYTGQEALTGGRLAAAKETIGNERFMLTYGDGVCDVNLRDLLETHIKSGKVATLTAVQPSGKYGAIAIGEDGVVESFNEKPDGDDGWINGGFFVMEPRIFDYIPREKQAILEREPLEALAREGKLGAYKHNGFWKSMDTLRDKNELTQIWTNGDAPWALWEQK
- the glyQ gene encoding glycine--tRNA ligase subunit alpha; translation: MIFFSDLLLKLQTFWKDQGCAIVQPYDLPAGAGTFHPATLLRSLDSKPWSAAYVAPSRRPADGRYGENPNRLGAYYQFQVLIKPAPDDIQTIYLKSLEYLGLNLKNHDVRFVEDNWESPTLGAWGLGWEVWLDGMEITQFTYFQQVGGLPCNPVAAEIAYGTERLAMYLQNVDNVFDIKWNERFAYADVHFEGEFEFSKYHFEIADTDMLFGLFEAASQECKRILAAKLPLPAYDQCLIASHAFNQLDARKAISQTERARFILRVRELAKGCAVLYKEQESEREERLKKAKTFA
- a CDS encoding substrate-binding domain-containing protein, yielding MRKVFASIARFLKSNLYAYTLIYAPLVALIVLILLLIAYSKLREWGALSRETFDNPETIVFAIHCLIMAFLGFFAARKTVIGGYFKTYFALFLPLIVALAYVNIIYYQYVADKHLSPDDSALMYFFGFIAAIYTCFAIGFAIGAIGKKDAISLKKSTYISLAIALSALLIFAAQIIYVNKYTISSDLSDMQPVYGYEYIEETTALNKEPTIRFYDNLPKLDGATAFYPIYASAAKALYKKPDNLSEHSFKYDYFTSSATPWAYRRLIEGEVDLIFVLAPSDEQRKEALEAGAELTLTPIGKEAFVFLINEQNPVKSLTIEQIQKIYTGEITNWREVGGNDAKILAFQRNNNSGSQTTMENNVMKGLKLQKALEEEISDEMAGLIRSVADYRNADSAIGYSFRFFVTGMMKAEGVRLLAINGVEPTIENIQNGSYPL